A genomic region of Cyanobacteriota bacterium contains the following coding sequences:
- a CDS encoding isoaspartyl peptidase/L-asparaginase — protein MQPKVIIHGGAGSSLTTKGGADAVRQSLYRILHEIVAVLEAGSTAEDAVVLGCRLLEDDPRFNAGTGSVLQSDGQIRMSASLMSGAQQRFSGVINVSRVKNPIELA, from the coding sequence ATCCAACCAAAGGTTATTATCCATGGGGGTGCAGGCAGTTCACTAACTACCAAGGGTGGAGCAGATGCTGTGCGCCAATCTCTCTACCGCATTTTGCACGAGATTGTTGCTGTTTTGGAGGCTGGGAGCACGGCTGAGGATGCTGTTGTTCTAGGATGTCGGCTGTTGGAGGATGATCCGCGCTTTAACGCAGGTACAGGCTCAGTCTTGCAGTCTGATGGGCAAATTCGCATGAGTGCATCTTTGATGAGTGGTGCTCAGCAGCGGTTTAGTGGTGTGATCAATGTGTCACGGGTGAAAAATCCGATCGAGCTAGCAA